A region of Gracilinanus agilis isolate LMUSP501 chromosome 3, AgileGrace, whole genome shotgun sequence DNA encodes the following proteins:
- the C1QC gene encoding complement C1q subcomponent subunit C isoform X2, translated as MGPAGPPGDPGFQGPPGQPGTPGKYKLKYQSVFSVTRKTQEHPESNRLVKFNTAITNPQGDYNLATGKFTCKVSGLYYFVFHASQTANLCLSLYQSGTKMATFCDHSSNRKQVTSGGVLLHVTSGQEVWLEVNDYNGMVGTEGSDNVFSGFLLFPD; from the coding sequence ATGGGGCCAGCTGGGCCCCCTGGAGATCCAGGCTTCCAGGGTCCACCGGGACAGCCAGGAACACCTGGCAAATATAAACTGAAATACCAGTCAGTATTCTCAGTGACACGGAAGACCCAGGAGCACCCAGAATCCAATAGATTGGTCAAGTTCAACACAGCCATCACCAACCCTCAGGGGGACTATAACTTGGCCACAGGCAAATTCACCTGCAAGGTGTCAGGCCTCTATTACTTTGTCTTCCACGCATCCCAGACAGCCAACTTGTGCCTCTCCCTGTACCAGAGCGGCACGAAAATGGCCACCTTCTGTGACCACTCATCCAACAGGAAGCAGGTCACCTCAGGTGGGGTCCTGCTCCACGTGACATCAGGCCAGGAGGTGTGGCTGGAGGTCAACGACTATAATGGCATGGTGGGCACTGAGGGGTCTGACAATGTCTTCTCTGGCTTCCTGCTCTTCCCAGACTAG